Proteins from a genomic interval of Kitasatospora herbaricolor:
- a CDS encoding WXG100 family type VII secretion target produces the protein MPNISLDFDKIEATSARLDSASDNIVPMLNDLKNDVNNLLGDGMVFQQSSPAMQEAYDKFNTSLLAAMDGIKGFAKQFRQIKDQMHQMDADMASSLREGS, from the coding sequence ATGCCCAACATCTCCCTGGACTTCGACAAGATCGAGGCCACCTCGGCCCGCCTGGACTCGGCCAGCGACAACATCGTGCCGATGCTCAACGACCTCAAGAACGACGTGAACAACCTGCTCGGCGACGGCATGGTGTTCCAGCAGTCCAGCCCGGCGATGCAGGAGGCCTACGACAAGTTCAACACCAGCCTGCTGGCCGCCATGGACGGCATCAAGGGCTTCGCCAAGCAGTTCCGCCAGATCAAGGACCAGATGCACCAGATGGACGCCGACATGGCCAGCAGCCTGCGCGAGGGCAGCTGA